In Zingiber officinale cultivar Zhangliang chromosome 8B, Zo_v1.1, whole genome shotgun sequence, a single genomic region encodes these proteins:
- the LOC122016949 gene encoding protein GRAVITROPIC IN THE LIGHT 1-like produces the protein MLQKFALAFKSKTIEFFAEDEEAEEDEEAAAAVAAADPESEEIITGQRVVVLKPDPAPCPGPQALVAAALTTFSSFHDAYLLLQTAQSPFLPDDLRTADRAAVSHLRRLLELRRTYLELGSTPFVPLSSHLEAQVQENQDLLRAFEALVNRLQSDIDGKDAETGVLEKTLAELNANCARLAHRLERACMPAEDKVEALLTVGVFDSVLRDTCRVTHRFARIWVDSMKISGWDLRAAANCIYPDVNYAKPRHFRYALLSYICLGMFGGFDSYDFCEDGTGVELRDIDVTIRRNDSLQQFIDHSALDPMETMRDFPGCDFANFCQKKYAKLIHSGIESSLLRNLTKKDLSLGLLSQSSPLYEPFVTMASSMWTLHKLAWAYDPVVEIFQLARGTEFSMVFMESIIRKVNMMCVDGQRTTRPKVGFTVVPGFRVGKTVIQSRVYLDGTKHIL, from the coding sequence ATGCTTCAGAAATTTGCTTTGGCCTTCAAGTCTAAGACCATCGAATTCTTCGCCGAGGATGAGGAAGCGGAGGAAGACGAGGAAGCTGCAGCGGCGGTGGCGGCGGCCGACCCTGAGTCGGAGGAGATTATCACCGGCCAGCGCGTCGTCGTCCTGAAGCCAGACCCTGCCCCCTGCCCTGGCCCCCAAGCTCTCGTCGCCGCTGCTCTCACCACTTTCTCCTCTTTTCATGACGCTTACCTCCTCCTCCAGACCGCGCAGTCGCCCTTCCTCCCCGACGACCTACGAACTGCAGACCGCGCCGCCGTCTCCCATCTCCGCCGCCTATTGGAGCTCAGGCGCACTTATCTTGAACTCGGATCGACTCCCTTCGTCCCCCTTTCCTCCCACTTGGAGGCGCAGGTGCAGGAGAACCAGGATCTACTCCGCGCCTTCGAGGCCCTCGTCAATCGCCTCCAGTCCGACATCGACGGCAAGGACGCCGAGACTGGCGTGCTTGAGAAGACGCTCGCGGAACTCAACGCGAACTGTGCGCGTCTCGCTCACCGACTCGAGCGCGCCTGTATGCCGGCGGAGGATAAGGTCGAGGCGCTGCTCACGGTTGGGGTCTTTGATTCCGTGCTCAGGGACACCTGCCGCGTCACTCATCGTTTCGCCCGCATCTGGGTGGATTCGATGAAGATTTCCGGTTGGGATCTGCGTGCCGCAGCGAATTGCATCTACCCGGACGTCAACTACGCGAAGCCAAGACATTTCCGGTACGCCCTCCTCTCCTACATCTGCTTGGGGATGTTTGGAGGCTTTGACTCCTATGACTTCTGCGAAGATGGAACCGGAGTTGAATTGAGGGACATTGATGTTACCATTCGAAGAAATGATTCTTTGCAGCAATTCATCGATCATTCCGCTCTTGATCCAATGGAGACAATGCGAGATTTTCCAGGTTGTGATTTTGCAAACTTCTGCCAGAAGAAGTATGCAAAGCTCATCCACTCAGGCATTGAATCATCCCTTTTAAGGAATTTAACTAAAAAAGACTTGTCACTGGGTTTGCTGAGCCAGTCGAGTCCCCTGTACGAACCGTTTGTGACCATGGCCAGCTCCATGTGGACGCTTCACAAGTTGGCCTGGGCATACGACCCTGTGGTGGAAATCTTTCAGCTTGCGCGGGGGACTGAGTTCTCTATGGTTTTCATGGAGAGCATTATCCGTAAGGTAAACATGATGTGCGTTGATGGCCAGAGGACTACTCGGCCAAAGGTCGGCTTTACTGTTGTTCCAGGTTTTCGAGTTGGCAAGACAGTGATCCAGTCCAGGGTTTACCTGGATGGCACAAAGCATATATTATAG